Proteins encoded together in one Pseudomonas sp. ADAK13 window:
- a CDS encoding 1,2-dihydroxy-3-keto-5-methylthiopentene dioxygenase, with protein MSYLAVYHVSTPDTPNKVLTHQDDIASTLAELGVGFDRWQAATRLEAGASEVEIVAAYQAPIDKLMTERGYTHVDVVSVSNDHPQKAELRAERLDEHRLAHDHVRFFVAGRGLFTLHIDDYVYAVFCEKNDLISVPAGIAHWFDMGENPHFVTIRLFNSLEGLAVNLTGDGIAQGFPRLED; from the coding sequence ATGAGCTATCTCGCGGTTTACCACGTCTCCACCCCCGATACCCCGAACAAGGTCCTGACTCACCAGGACGATATCGCCTCGACCCTGGCCGAGCTGGGCGTGGGGTTCGACCGCTGGCAGGCCGCCACCCGGCTTGAGGCGGGCGCCAGCGAGGTTGAGATCGTCGCGGCCTACCAGGCGCCCATCGACAAGCTGATGACCGAGCGCGGTTACACCCATGTCGATGTCGTCAGCGTCAGCAACGACCACCCGCAGAAAGCCGAGCTGCGCGCCGAGCGCCTCGATGAACACCGTTTGGCGCATGATCATGTGCGCTTCTTCGTCGCGGGCCGTGGCCTGTTTACCTTGCACATCGACGACTATGTGTACGCGGTGTTCTGCGAGAAAAATGACCTGATCTCGGTGCCGGCCGGCATTGCACACTGGTTTGATATGGGTGAGAACCCGCACTTCGTAACGATTCGCCTGTTCAATAGCCTGGAAGGGTTGGCGGTCAATCTGACCGGTGATGGGATCGCCCAGGGTTTTCCTCGGCTCGAGGACTAA
- a CDS encoding long-chain-acyl-CoA synthetase, whose product MNHPPSDMITWGMMLRKVPTIVRALPRLVRGIRVANITDPDQPCGLGWTFEQATQRNPDGAALLYGDRVLTYRQANQQANRMAHYLQQQGIGKGDVVALFIENRPELLLSVLAVAKVGGICAMLNTSQTQTALVHSLNLVTPAAIVVGAELVGAYEAVRSQVAIGAEKTWFIADQQHTSVPPGYVDLMAASADHSLENPASTQQIYFNDPCFYIYTSGTTGLPKAGIFKHGRWMKSSASFGTIALDMGPEDVVYCTLPLYHATGLCVCWGSAIAGASGFAIRRKFSASQFWDDVRRFNATTLGYVGELCRYLIDQPASEQDRDNRVTKMIGNGLRPGVWAEFKQRFGVDHICELYAASDGNIGFTNVLNFDNTIGFSLMHWALVDYAHDSCEPIRGSDGFMREVPKGGQGLLLARIDDKAPFDGYTDPEKNRKVVLSDVFEKGDRYFNTGDLLRNIGFGHAQFVDRLGDTYRWKGENVSTTEVENIFLQHPQISEVVAYGVEIENTNGRAGMAAITPAESLASLDMRELLTFAHGQLPAYAVPLFLRIKVKMETTGTFKYQKVKLKEEAFDPDKAGDDPIFAWLPGSDSYVPVTGQLLADIQAGKFRY is encoded by the coding sequence ATGAACCACCCGCCAAGTGACATGATCACCTGGGGCATGATGCTGCGTAAGGTGCCCACCATTGTCCGTGCGCTGCCCCGATTGGTGCGCGGTATCCGCGTTGCCAACATCACCGACCCCGACCAGCCATGCGGCCTCGGCTGGACCTTCGAACAAGCCACCCAGCGCAACCCCGATGGCGCCGCGCTGCTGTATGGCGACCGCGTGCTCACTTACCGCCAGGCCAATCAGCAGGCCAACCGCATGGCCCACTACCTGCAGCAGCAGGGCATCGGCAAGGGTGACGTGGTGGCGTTGTTTATCGAGAACCGCCCCGAGCTGTTGCTCAGCGTGCTGGCGGTGGCCAAGGTGGGCGGCATTTGCGCGATGCTCAATACCTCGCAAACCCAGACGGCACTGGTACACAGCCTCAACCTGGTGACGCCGGCAGCCATTGTGGTCGGTGCCGAGCTGGTGGGTGCCTACGAGGCGGTTCGCAGCCAGGTGGCAATCGGGGCAGAAAAAACCTGGTTTATCGCCGATCAACAGCACACCAGCGTACCGCCGGGTTATGTGGACCTGATGGCCGCGAGCGCTGATCATTCGCTGGAAAACCCCGCCAGTACCCAGCAGATCTACTTCAACGACCCTTGCTTCTATATCTATACCTCCGGCACCACGGGCTTGCCCAAGGCCGGCATTTTCAAACACGGCCGCTGGATGAAGTCCTCGGCCAGTTTCGGCACCATCGCCCTGGATATGGGCCCCGAAGACGTCGTCTATTGCACCTTGCCGCTGTATCACGCCACCGGCTTGTGCGTGTGCTGGGGGTCGGCGATTGCCGGAGCGTCGGGGTTTGCCATTCGCCGCAAGTTCAGCGCCAGCCAGTTCTGGGATGACGTGCGCCGGTTCAACGCAACCACCCTGGGTTATGTCGGCGAGTTGTGCCGCTACCTGATCGACCAGCCCGCCAGCGAGCAGGACCGTGATAACCGTGTGACAAAGATGATCGGCAACGGCCTGCGCCCCGGCGTTTGGGCCGAGTTCAAGCAACGCTTCGGCGTCGATCACATCTGTGAGCTGTATGCCGCGAGCGACGGCAACATCGGCTTCACCAACGTGCTGAATTTCGACAACACCATCGGCTTTTCCCTGATGCACTGGGCGCTGGTGGACTACGCCCATGACAGCTGTGAGCCCATTCGCGGCAGTGACGGTTTCATGCGCGAAGTGCCGAAGGGCGGCCAGGGGCTGCTGCTGGCCCGGATCGATGACAAGGCGCCGTTCGACGGCTACACCGACCCCGAGAAGAACCGCAAGGTGGTGCTCAGCGACGTGTTCGAGAAGGGCGACCGCTACTTCAACACCGGCGACCTGTTGCGCAATATCGGCTTTGGTCACGCCCAGTTCGTGGACCGGCTGGGGGACACCTACCGCTGGAAAGGCGAAAACGTCTCCACCACCGAAGTCGAGAACATCTTTTTGCAGCACCCGCAGATTTCCGAAGTGGTGGCCTACGGCGTAGAGATTGAAAACACCAATGGTCGCGCCGGCATGGCGGCCATCACCCCCGCTGAATCCTTGGCGTCCCTGGACATGCGCGAACTGCTGACGTTTGCCCACGGGCAGTTGCCGGCGTATGCGGTGCCGTTGTTCCTGCGGATCAAAGTGAAGATGGAAACCACCGGCACCTTCAAATACCAGAAGGTAAAACTCAAGGAAGAGGCGTTCGACCCGGACAAGGCCGGTGATGATCCGATCTTTGCCTGGCTGCCGGGATCGGACAGCTACGTGCCGGTCACCGGGCAACTGCTGGCGGACATCCAGGCGGGCAAATTCCGTTATTGA
- a CDS encoding DUF3309 family protein, translated as MSLILIIILILLLVGGLPVFPHSRNWGYGPSGILGTVLVVLLILLLLGKI; from the coding sequence ATGAGCCTCATTCTTATCATTATTCTGATCCTCCTGCTGGTCGGCGGTCTTCCAGTGTTCCCACACTCACGCAACTGGGGTTACGGGCCATCGGGTATTCTCGGTACCGTGTTGGTAGTTCTGTTGATTCTGTTGTTGCTGGGCAAGATATAA
- a CDS encoding methylated-DNA--[protein]-cysteine S-methyltransferase, translated as MFYCYHPSPLGPLLLAADEQGLRLLYMDVHQCPVQADWIPATNELDEVRRQLDEYFARKREVFDLALAPVGTSFQQQVWQALLQIPYGRTWTYGEQAQYLENPKAIRAVGTANGANPISIIIPCHRVVGSDGTLVGFGGGIENKVKLLELEGSWLI; from the coding sequence ATGTTTTATTGCTATCACCCAAGTCCGCTCGGGCCGCTGTTACTGGCGGCGGATGAACAAGGGCTGCGCCTGTTGTATATGGACGTGCATCAATGTCCGGTGCAGGCAGACTGGATTCCGGCAACTAATGAGCTGGATGAAGTGCGTCGGCAACTGGATGAGTATTTCGCGCGCAAGCGGGAAGTGTTCGACCTGGCGCTGGCGCCGGTGGGTACGTCGTTTCAGCAGCAGGTATGGCAGGCGTTATTGCAGATTCCCTACGGGCGCACCTGGACATATGGCGAACAGGCCCAGTACCTGGAGAACCCCAAGGCGATCCGCGCAGTAGGCACGGCCAATGGCGCCAACCCGATCTCCATTATCATTCCGTGCCACCGTGTGGTGGGCAGCGATGGAACATTGGTGGGGTTTGGCGGCGGGATTGAAAACAAGGTGAAGTTGCTGGAGCTGGAAGGCAGCTGGTTGATCTGA
- a CDS encoding response regulator transcription factor codes for MNGPEPLEQPSTESDNRPADSSNTRAKKLLSGKPLTPKEREVLRWATEGKTVWEISRIRSISQATVKFHLRNIYGKLQVTNRVQAVNEAVKQGLCE; via the coding sequence ATGAACGGTCCAGAACCACTGGAACAGCCGTCCACCGAAAGCGACAACCGACCTGCTGACAGCAGCAACACGCGTGCGAAGAAGTTGTTGTCCGGTAAACCCCTGACCCCAAAGGAACGGGAGGTTCTGCGCTGGGCCACTGAAGGCAAGACGGTCTGGGAAATCAGCAGGATTCGTTCAATCTCCCAGGCCACGGTGAAGTTTCACCTGCGTAACATCTATGGAAAGTTGCAGGTGACGAACCGGGTTCAGGCGGTGAACGAGGCGGTCAAGCAGGGTTTGTGCGAATAA
- the aroC gene encoding chorismate synthase produces MSGNTYGKLFTVTTAGESHGPALVAIVDGCPPGLELSLEDLQRDLDRRKPGTSRHTTQRQEADEVEILSGVFEGRTTGCAIGLLIRNTDQKSKDYSAIKDLFRPAHADYTYHHKYGERDYRGGGRSSARETAMRVAAGAIAKKYLAAQGIVIRGYMSQLGPIEIPFKTWDSVEDNAFFCPDPDKVPELEAYMDQLRRDQDSVGAKITVVAEGVMPGLGEPIFDRLDAELAHALMSINAVKGVEIGAGFACVAQRGTEHRDELTPEGFLSNNAGGILGGISSGQPIVAHLALKPTSSITTPGRSIDVHGNPVDVITKGRHDPCVGIRATPIAEAMMAIVLMDHLLRHRGQNAEVKVSTPVLGQL; encoded by the coding sequence ATGTCCGGCAATACCTACGGCAAGCTGTTCACTGTTACCACCGCGGGCGAAAGCCATGGCCCGGCGTTGGTCGCCATTGTCGACGGCTGCCCTCCGGGCCTTGAGTTGTCCCTGGAAGACCTGCAGCGTGACCTCGACCGCCGCAAGCCCGGCACCAGCCGCCACACCACCCAGCGCCAGGAAGCCGACGAAGTCGAAATCCTCTCCGGCGTGTTCGAAGGCCGCACCACCGGGTGCGCCATTGGCCTGCTGATTCGCAACACCGACCAGAAGTCCAAGGACTACTCGGCGATCAAGGACCTGTTCCGCCCGGCCCACGCCGACTACACCTACCACCACAAGTACGGCGAACGTGACTACCGTGGCGGTGGCCGCAGTTCGGCGCGGGAAACCGCGATGCGCGTGGCGGCCGGTGCGATTGCCAAGAAATACCTGGCGGCCCAGGGCATCGTGATTCGCGGCTACATGAGCCAGCTTGGCCCGATCGAAATCCCGTTCAAGACCTGGGACAGCGTCGAAGACAACGCCTTCTTCTGCCCCGACCCGGACAAGGTGCCGGAACTGGAAGCCTATATGGACCAGTTGCGCCGCGACCAGGATTCCGTCGGCGCCAAGATCACCGTGGTTGCCGAAGGCGTGATGCCGGGCCTGGGCGAGCCGATCTTCGACCGCCTGGACGCCGAACTGGCCCACGCGCTGATGAGCATCAACGCGGTCAAGGGTGTGGAAATCGGCGCCGGTTTCGCCTGTGTGGCCCAGCGTGGCACCGAGCACCGTGACGAGCTGACCCCGGAAGGCTTCCTCAGCAACAACGCCGGCGGCATTCTGGGCGGCATCTCTTCGGGCCAGCCGATTGTTGCGCACCTGGCGCTCAAGCCGACCTCCAGCATCACCACCCCGGGCCGTTCGATTGATGTGCACGGCAACCCGGTGGACGTGATCACCAAGGGCCGTCACGACCCATGTGTCGGCATCCGGGCCACGCCGATTGCCGAGGCAATGATGGCCATCGTGCTGATGGACCACCTGCTGCGCCATCGCGGGCAGAACGCCGAGGTAAAGGTCAGTACGCCGGTATTGGGCCAGCTGTGA
- a CDS encoding MFS transporter has translation MTEALPYWRLSSFYLFYFALLGATAPFLALYFDHLRFSSARIGELVAIPMLMRCVAPNLWGWLGDYTGRRLAIVRFGAVCTLVSFSLIFVSKTYAWLALVMALHAFFWHAVLPQFEVITLAHLQGQTSRYSQVRLWGSIGFILTVVIMGRLFDWLSLDIYPVVVVVIMAGIIGASLWVPNAQPLTQGNRLAGDGFLRQLRSPGVLAFYACVALMQMSHGPYYTFLTLHLEHLGYSRGVIGMLWALGVVAEVLMFLAMSRILTRFSVRRVLMASFLLAALRWLLLGSFAEFFWVLLLAQVMHAATFGSFHAAAIQFVQRSFGARQQGQGQALYAALAGTGGALGALYSGYSWNLLGPTLTFSIASLAALAAAIIIGIRLQEERP, from the coding sequence CTGACGGAAGCACTCCCGTACTGGCGACTCTCCAGCTTCTACCTGTTCTATTTCGCCCTGCTGGGGGCGACAGCGCCGTTCCTGGCGCTGTACTTCGATCACCTGAGGTTCTCCAGCGCGCGTATTGGCGAGCTGGTGGCCATCCCCATGCTGATGCGCTGCGTGGCCCCCAACCTCTGGGGCTGGCTGGGGGACTACACCGGCCGGCGCCTGGCCATCGTGCGGTTTGGCGCGGTGTGTACCCTGGTGAGCTTCTCACTGATCTTTGTCAGCAAGACCTACGCGTGGCTGGCGCTGGTGATGGCGTTGCACGCGTTTTTCTGGCATGCGGTGCTGCCGCAGTTTGAAGTCATCACCCTCGCGCATTTGCAGGGCCAGACCTCACGCTACAGCCAGGTGCGGCTGTGGGGCTCCATCGGTTTTATCCTCACCGTGGTGATCATGGGCCGCCTGTTCGACTGGCTGAGCCTTGACATCTACCCGGTGGTGGTCGTGGTGATCATGGCGGGCATCATCGGCGCCAGTCTCTGGGTGCCGAATGCGCAGCCGTTGACCCAGGGCAACCGTCTGGCCGGCGACGGCTTTTTGCGGCAATTGCGCAGCCCCGGCGTGCTGGCGTTTTATGCCTGCGTGGCGCTGATGCAAATGAGTCACGGCCCTTACTACACCTTTCTCACCTTACACCTCGAACACCTTGGTTACAGCCGTGGCGTGATCGGCATGCTGTGGGCGTTGGGCGTGGTGGCGGAGGTGTTGATGTTCCTGGCCATGAGCCGGATCCTCACGCGCTTTTCGGTACGCCGGGTGCTGATGGCGAGCTTCCTGCTGGCGGCGCTGCGCTGGTTGCTGCTGGGCTCGTTCGCCGAATTCTTCTGGGTACTGCTGCTGGCGCAAGTGATGCACGCGGCGACCTTCGGCAGTTTTCACGCGGCGGCCATCCAGTTCGTGCAGCGCAGCTTTGGTGCTCGCCAGCAGGGCCAGGGCCAGGCACTGTATGCCGCACTGGCCGGTACCGGCGGCGCACTGGGCGCACTCTATTCAGGTTACAGCTGGAACCTGCTGGGGCCGACCCTGACCTTCAGCATTGCCAGCCTCGCGGCCCTGGCCGCCGCCATAATCATTGGCATTCGATTGCAAGAGGAGAGGCCATGA
- a CDS encoding DUF3509 domain-containing protein — MSLIQDKFSSVFSNFDVTTQARPDGGILLTLRNSEGKQIKRSISYQQLHTADQLTWVISAIRRDLAEQASDLPQISMLQSQNRFALPTYHSA; from the coding sequence ATGAGCCTGATCCAAGATAAATTTTCTTCTGTGTTCTCCAATTTCGACGTCACCACCCAGGCACGTCCTGATGGCGGCATCCTGCTGACCTTGCGCAACAGCGAAGGCAAGCAGATCAAACGTTCGATCTCTTATCAGCAGCTGCACACGGCCGACCAATTGACTTGGGTCATCAGCGCCATTCGCCGTGACCTGGCTGAACAAGCCAGCGACCTGCCGCAGATTTCGATGCTGCAAAGCCAGAACCGCTTTGCCCTGCCGACCTACCATTCGGCTTGA
- a CDS encoding ankyrin repeat domain-containing protein, whose protein sequence is MSDQAKQMTEDEAAEFAEQVFDVARKGDAAMLAALLAKGLPPNLRNHNGDTLLMLSAYHGHVDAVKVLLEFKADPQIANDKNQLPIAGAAFKGNLPVVKALIEGGALVEGASSDGRTALMMAAMFNRTEMVDYLISQGANPKATDAQGVTALAAAQTMGAVDTAAQLQKLV, encoded by the coding sequence ATGTCAGACCAAGCCAAACAAATGACCGAAGACGAAGCCGCCGAATTTGCCGAGCAGGTATTCGACGTGGCACGCAAGGGCGATGCCGCGATGCTGGCGGCGTTGCTGGCCAAAGGCTTGCCGCCTAACCTGCGCAACCACAACGGCGACACGCTGTTGATGCTGTCGGCCTATCACGGTCATGTCGACGCGGTGAAAGTGCTGCTGGAGTTCAAGGCCGACCCACAGATTGCCAACGACAAGAACCAGCTGCCGATTGCCGGCGCGGCGTTCAAGGGCAACCTGCCGGTGGTCAAGGCGTTGATCGAGGGCGGAGCGTTGGTCGAGGGCGCTTCTTCAGATGGCCGTACGGCGTTGATGATGGCGGCGATGTTCAACCGCACCGAAATGGTGGATTACCTGATCAGCCAGGGCGCCAACCCCAAGGCCACCGATGCCCAGGGCGTGACCGCGCTGGCAGCGGCCCAGACCATGGGAGCGGTGGATACGGCGGCGCAGTTGCAAAAACTGGTGTAG
- a CDS encoding LTA synthase family protein has protein sequence MANPDALNQQRASNRLLQPTVKSHLAYTLLCALIMMVMFSLLRLALLVYNREMILDTPASTFLEAFANGLRLDIRLVMYVLVPLLLALFSVRAMAARGFFRFWLTVASSIALFLGLMEMDFYREFHQRLNGLVFQYVKEDPKTVMSMLWYGFPVVRYLLAWAVGTLILSIAFKGADRATRPRGPFSGGSIGTRQVAPWYTRIAVFVVCLLIAVVAIRGTLRQGPPLRWGDVYTTDSNFANQLGLNGTLSLIAAAKSRFSEERSNIWKATLEQPQATQTVRDMLVLPSEKLVDTDTAAVRRDFTPPAEKTLPIKNVVVILMESFAGHSVGALGRPGNITPYFDKLSKEGLLFDRFFSNGTHTHQGMFATMACFPNLPGFEYLMQTPEGSHKLSGLPQLLSHRDFDDVYVYNGDFAWDNQSGFFSNQGMTNFIGRNDFVNPVFSDPTWGVSDQDMFNRGLEELKAREGGKPFYALLQTLSNHTPYALPTPLPVEKVTDRGSLNEHLTAMRYSDWALGQFFEKARKEPYFKETLFVIVGDHGFGNEQQITEMDLGRFNVPMLMIAPGMQEKFGERDHTVGTQIDIVPTIMGRLGGDTLHQCWGRDLLNLPEGDKGFGVIKPSGSDQTVALLTGDRVLVLPKEMPPKLWEYELGANPTGKVIPESPDEAALKQKLESFLQTATKSLLDNTAGVVDGKPD, from the coding sequence ATGGCAAACCCGGACGCCCTGAATCAGCAGCGAGCTTCTAATCGCTTGCTGCAACCGACCGTCAAATCCCATCTGGCGTACACGCTGCTTTGTGCCTTGATCATGATGGTGATGTTCTCCCTGCTGCGCCTGGCGCTGCTGGTCTACAACCGCGAGATGATCCTCGACACACCAGCCTCCACGTTCCTTGAAGCATTCGCCAACGGCCTGCGCCTGGACATTCGCCTGGTGATGTACGTGCTGGTCCCGCTGCTGCTGGCCTTGTTCAGCGTGCGGGCGATGGCGGCGCGCGGGTTCTTCCGCTTCTGGCTGACGGTCGCGTCGAGCATCGCGCTGTTCCTCGGCCTGATGGAGATGGACTTCTACCGCGAGTTCCACCAGCGCCTCAACGGCCTGGTCTTCCAGTATGTGAAGGAAGACCCGAAAACCGTGATGAGCATGCTCTGGTACGGTTTCCCGGTGGTGCGCTACCTGCTGGCCTGGGCCGTGGGCACGCTGATCCTGAGCATCGCCTTTAAAGGCGCCGACCGTGCAACTCGCCCACGCGGCCCATTCAGCGGTGGCAGCATCGGCACCCGCCAGGTGGCTCCGTGGTACACCCGTATCGCGGTGTTCGTGGTCTGCCTGTTGATCGCCGTGGTCGCCATCCGTGGCACCCTGCGTCAGGGCCCGCCGCTGCGCTGGGGTGACGTTTACACCACCGATTCGAACTTCGCCAACCAGTTGGGCCTCAACGGCACGTTGTCGCTGATTGCGGCAGCCAAATCGCGCTTCTCCGAAGAGCGTTCGAACATCTGGAAAGCCACCCTGGAACAACCCCAGGCCACCCAGACGGTGCGCGACATGCTGGTGCTGCCAAGCGAAAAACTGGTGGATACCGACACCGCCGCCGTGCGCCGTGACTTCACGCCGCCGGCCGAGAAGACCCTGCCGATCAAGAACGTCGTGGTGATCCTGATGGAAAGCTTCGCCGGTCACTCGGTGGGCGCCCTGGGCCGCCCGGGCAACATCACGCCGTACTTCGACAAACTGTCCAAGGAAGGCCTGCTGTTCGACCGTTTCTTCTCCAACGGTACCCACACCCACCAGGGTATGTTCGCCACCATGGCCTGCTTCCCGAACCTGCCAGGCTTCGAATACCTGATGCAGACCCCGGAAGGCAGCCACAAACTGTCGGGCTTGCCACAGTTGCTCAGCCATCGTGATTTCGACGACGTGTATGTCTACAACGGCGACTTCGCCTGGGACAACCAGTCGGGCTTCTTCAGCAACCAGGGCATGACCAACTTCATTGGCCGCAATGACTTCGTCAACCCGGTGTTCTCGGACCCGACCTGGGGCGTGTCCGACCAGGACATGTTCAACCGTGGCCTGGAAGAGCTGAAAGCCCGTGAAGGCGGCAAGCCGTTCTATGCGCTGCTGCAAACCCTGTCCAACCACACGCCGTATGCGTTGCCGACGCCATTGCCGGTCGAGAAAGTCACCGACCGTGGCAGCCTCAACGAGCATTTGACGGCCATGCGCTACTCCGACTGGGCCCTGGGCCAGTTCTTTGAAAAGGCCCGCAAGGAGCCGTACTTCAAGGAAACCCTGTTCGTGATCGTGGGCGACCACGGCTTCGGCAACGAACAGCAGATCACCGAGATGGACCTGGGCCGCTTCAACGTGCCGATGCTGATGATCGCACCGGGCATGCAGGAGAAGTTCGGTGAGCGTGACCACACCGTGGGCACCCAGATCGACATCGTACCGACCATCATGGGCCGCCTCGGCGGTGACACCCTGCACCAGTGCTGGGGCCGTGACCTGCTCAACCTGCCGGAAGGCGACAAGGGCTTTGGCGTGATCAAGCCGTCGGGCAGCGACCAGACCGTGGCCTTGCTCACTGGCGACCGCGTGCTGGTACTGCCGAAGGAGATGCCACCGAAGTTGTGGGAATACGAACTGGGCGCCAACCCTACCGGGAAGGTGATTCCAGAGTCGCCGGACGAGGCTGCGTTGAAGCAGAAGCTCGAATCGTTCCTGCAGACCGCTACCAAGAGCCTGCTGGATAACACCGCAGGTGTGGTGGACGGCAAGCCGGACTAA
- a CDS encoding PLDc N-terminal domain-containing protein: protein MGSTFNGLIGLIILALDIWAIINVFKSGAGTGAKVLWILLILLLPVLGLIIWAIAGPRGNVRI, encoded by the coding sequence ATGGGTTCCACTTTTAATGGCCTGATCGGGTTGATCATCCTGGCGCTGGATATCTGGGCGATCATCAACGTGTTCAAAAGCGGCGCAGGTACCGGCGCCAAAGTGCTGTGGATCCTGTTGATCCTGCTGCTGCCGGTGCTGGGCTTGATCATCTGGGCGATCGCCGGGCCGCGCGGCAACGTGCGGATCTGA